The Sandaracinaceae bacterium genome window below encodes:
- the rsgA gene encoding ribosome small subunit-dependent GTPase A codes for MLRSTAGFFDVLLPTGVVRARLRGRLKRVKQNTDLCVIGDQVHVAQAENGSVTVEEVLPRRTVFSRQHPARGGHREDVLIANLDVLVIVMAYEAPPFVPRMIDRYLVIAEHNGVDAILVANKHDLRIEEDDYIDDALTLYESLGYRSFRTSTATEDDPGIAALRAALVGRVSVFSGPSGAGKSSLVNCIEPGLDLRVGATSEAHGKGRHTTRVATLHPLTGGGFIADTPGIRELASFEIPDGSLARCFPEFRPFLGQCGFRSCKHLSEPGCAILAAVEAEEIDTDRYESFAKLLLGEKRPDRVG; via the coding sequence GTGCTGCGCAGCACCGCGGGCTTCTTCGACGTGTTGCTGCCCACCGGCGTGGTGCGTGCGCGCCTGCGCGGCCGGCTCAAGCGCGTGAAGCAGAACACGGACCTGTGCGTGATCGGCGACCAGGTGCACGTGGCCCAGGCCGAGAACGGCAGCGTCACCGTGGAGGAGGTGCTGCCGCGCCGCACCGTGTTCTCGCGCCAGCACCCCGCGCGCGGCGGGCACCGCGAAGACGTGCTCATCGCCAACCTGGACGTGCTGGTCATCGTCATGGCCTACGAGGCCCCGCCCTTCGTGCCGCGCATGATCGACCGCTACCTGGTCATCGCCGAGCACAACGGGGTGGACGCCATCCTGGTGGCCAACAAGCACGACCTGCGCATCGAAGAAGACGACTACATCGACGACGCGCTCACGCTCTACGAGTCGCTGGGCTACCGCAGCTTCCGCACCAGCACCGCCACGGAAGACGACCCGGGCATCGCCGCGCTGCGGGCGGCGCTCGTGGGGCGCGTGTCGGTGTTCAGCGGCCCCAGCGGCGCCGGCAAGAGCAGCCTGGTGAACTGCATCGAGCCGGGCCTCGACCTGCGCGTGGGCGCCACCAGCGAAGCGCACGGCAAGGGCCGCCACACCACGCGCGTGGCCACCCTGCACCCGCTCACCGGGGGCGGCTTCATCGCGGACACGCCCGGCATCCGCGAGCTGGCCAGCTTCGAGATCCCCGACGGCTCGCTAGCGCGCTGCTTTCCCGAGTTCCGGCCGTTCCTGGGGCAGTGCGGCTTCCGCAGCTGCAAGCACCTGAGCGAGCCGGGCTGCGCCATCCTGGCCGCGGTGGAAGCCGAAGAGATCGACACGGACCGCTACGAGAGCTTCGCCAAGCTCTTGCTGGGCGAGAAGCGACCGGACAGAGTGGGCTGA